A DNA window from Bradyrhizobium barranii subsp. barranii contains the following coding sequences:
- a CDS encoding formyltransferase family protein, whose translation MRITLVGSRHFGVTTLNMLREHGVPIVRVVVADAEDRLAASAKAAGIEVTVQANPKLVVASEIGPDTDLIITAHSHARIGKDALAAAKYGGIGYHPSLLPRHRGKAAVEWTIKEGDPIAGGTIYHLADRMDAGAIAAQDWCFVKKGETARELWERALAPLGLKLLADVIDYVKVHKALPSKVQDEQFATLAPSLS comes from the coding sequence ATGCGCATTACCCTCGTCGGCTCCCGCCATTTCGGCGTGACCACCCTGAACATGCTCCGGGAGCACGGCGTCCCGATCGTGCGGGTCGTCGTGGCCGACGCCGAGGATCGCCTCGCGGCGAGCGCCAAGGCGGCTGGCATCGAGGTAACGGTCCAGGCCAATCCGAAGCTGGTGGTCGCCTCCGAAATCGGCCCCGACACCGACCTGATCATCACCGCCCACAGCCACGCCCGGATCGGCAAGGACGCCCTGGCCGCCGCGAAGTACGGCGGGATCGGCTATCATCCCTCGCTGCTGCCGCGTCATCGGGGCAAAGCCGCTGTGGAATGGACCATCAAGGAAGGCGATCCGATCGCCGGCGGCACGATCTATCATCTTGCCGACCGCATGGACGCCGGCGCCATCGCCGCCCAGGACTGGTGCTTCGTCAAGAAGGGCGAGACGGCTCGCGAACTCTGGGAGCGCGCGCTCGCTCCGCTCGGCCTCAAGCTGCTGGCCGACGTGATCGACTACGTCAAGGTCCACAAGGCGCTGCCCTCCAAGGTTCAGGACGAGCAGTTCGCGACCTTGGCGCCAAGTCTTTCCTGA